In one window of Mercurialis annua linkage group LG4, ddMerAnnu1.2, whole genome shotgun sequence DNA:
- the LOC126676528 gene encoding uncharacterized protein LOC126676528, with translation MQDPRMLTSGAKPRVKKVTTSRTALIQLQGNNNVREAQQLQDPVRITGKSSKRPIQQQEWSNSDSLPDSSSSGSEYRVLRKKYLLLEEENCGVGRELQVVEKEVKSLEDEKIALLDQLVVLEGLIDPHGYKPF, from the coding sequence ATGCAAGATCCGAGGATGCTAACATCAGGAGCCAAGCCACGCGTAAAGAAAGTGACAACATCGAGAACTGCCTTGATTCAATTACAAGGTAACAACAATGTTAGAGAGGCTCAACAGTTGCAGGATCCTGTAAGAATAACCGGAAAGTCTTCTAAAAGGCCGATTCAACAACAAGAGTGGTCAAACTCGGATTCATTGCCTGACTCATCAAGTTCAGGAAGTGAATACCGTGTTCTGAGAAAGAAATATTTGCTTCTGGAGGAAGAAAATTGCGGAGTGGGAAGAGAGTTGCAGGTGGTTGAAAAGGAGGTTAAGAGTCTTGAAGATGAGAAAATCGCATTGTTAGACCAGCTTGTCGTGTTAGAAGGTCTAATTGATCCTCATGGCTACAAACCGTTTTAA